A single region of the Rhodococcus sp. W8901 genome encodes:
- a CDS encoding aminotransferase class V-fold PLP-dependent enzyme encodes MLDLERLRQDTPGCLERVFLDSAGSSLPPQPVLSTVIGHLRREAEVGGYVAADERADDLAAVRGSIARLIGATPAAIALVDSATRAWCEFFGAVPLRAGDRILVSRVEYASNAITALHRARAAGATVEVVPSDPSGRIDLDALDRMLDDRVRLVSLVHVPTNGGLINPVREVVELAHRHGALVLLDACQSIGQVPIDVDDLGVDALSATGRKWLRGPRGTGFLYLRTELAGSLTPSALDLHGAEWISADDYRPAPDATRFELWECDVAARLGLGAAVDYLLGIGIDYAARAITDRADSLREGLGAMPGVEVRDLGVDRSGIVTFTVDGVDPALVREHLANNRITVTVSGRSSTLLDMSARGLDAVVRASPHYFVSDGDIEWVLRTLSTLR; translated from the coding sequence GTGCTCGATCTCGAACGGCTCAGGCAGGACACCCCGGGATGCCTCGAGCGGGTGTTCCTCGACAGCGCCGGATCGTCGCTACCGCCGCAGCCGGTCCTCTCGACCGTCATCGGGCACCTGCGCCGCGAGGCCGAGGTCGGCGGGTACGTCGCGGCCGACGAGCGCGCCGACGACCTCGCCGCCGTCCGCGGCTCGATCGCCCGATTGATCGGCGCGACACCGGCCGCCATCGCCCTGGTCGACAGCGCGACGCGGGCGTGGTGCGAGTTCTTCGGGGCCGTCCCGTTGCGCGCCGGCGACCGGATCCTGGTCTCACGGGTGGAGTACGCGAGCAACGCGATCACCGCGCTGCACCGCGCCCGCGCGGCGGGGGCGACGGTGGAGGTGGTGCCGAGCGATCCCAGTGGCCGGATCGATCTCGACGCCCTCGACCGGATGCTCGACGACCGGGTACGACTGGTCTCGCTCGTCCACGTGCCCACCAACGGCGGGCTGATCAACCCGGTACGTGAGGTCGTCGAACTCGCGCACCGGCACGGCGCGCTGGTGCTGCTCGACGCGTGCCAGTCGATCGGGCAGGTTCCGATCGACGTCGACGACCTCGGGGTGGATGCACTGTCGGCGACAGGGCGAAAGTGGTTGCGGGGCCCACGCGGAACCGGATTCCTGTACCTGCGGACCGAACTTGCCGGATCACTGACGCCGTCGGCCCTCGATCTTCATGGTGCGGAATGGATTTCGGCGGACGACTACCGGCCCGCGCCGGACGCGACCCGCTTCGAACTGTGGGAGTGCGACGTCGCGGCGAGGCTCGGCCTCGGCGCCGCGGTCGACTACCTCCTGGGCATCGGAATCGACTACGCCGCAAGGGCGATCACCGATCGCGCCGATTCCCTCCGCGAGGGACTGGGCGCGATGCCCGGCGTCGAGGTCCGGGACCTGGGCGTCGACCGGAGCGGCATCGTGACCTTCACCGTCGACGGCGTCGATCCCGCGCTGGTCCGGGAACACCTCGCGAACAACCGGATCACCGTCACGGTGAGCGGTCGCTCGTCGACCCTGCTGGACATGAGCGCACGCGGTCTCGACGCCGTCGTCCGCGCGTCGCCGCACTACTTCGTCTCCGACGGCGACATCGAGTGGGTCCTCAGGACGCTGTCGACGCTCCGATAG